tgcagcatgttgcgtctcaacctgcgttcggcgcctacatgcgcctgtgtgagtacagccccatttgaaaaaatgaaatgcgtctatttctggactcccctgctgctgaacgccaaaaaacggaacgcaggggagagtAGGTATAAACGCTCatgaaaatgccatattctgggtgatatatttatcaaagagtgaagccacagtcgtatttatcaaaggatggacCATCACTTTCACCTGTAGATTAAATACtcgtttaaaaatcccatagaaatgaatggagagtggtggaattacactctagaggactatggcgatctctaacttcactctttgataaatataccccaggaACTCATTTACTAAAGTGAAAAGTGCAAATTTCAGACAAAAATTGTATGCCAAAAACCTAGTTTTTTTATCAGCAATGAATTGTTTTATCTAAAATGTAAGCATCAACTTTTGTACAACTCATCACTGCAAATTGATTTCAGCTGATACAAGGCAGCTGGAGTAAATATACAGGCAGCTTTGCACACATGGATTTATTCACAATCATGATGCTGTTTCTTGCCTAtttcatattaaatataaaaaatagcattttccCATTTTCCCATTTGCTGtgtttgttaaaatatttaacaaattggagtttttatttgtctttatcagAAGAATGTCTCCCTTTGCTGTTGTGTTGCCGTCGATGTGGGTGATTGCTGGGCAGAGAAGTGAAAGCAGACACAGAACAATGCACTAGGGACTCTCCTGGGGATGTGTTTCCATGCAGCCATAGTAACACAAGATGGTTTGTGTTTGTGCTTTGGAATGTGCACTGAGCACTCATTAGCAAGCAGgtacaacaacagcagcagcagcaaggtaCCAACAATCACACTGTATCAGAGAAGTGCTATGGCAGAACCCGCTCCAGCTCACAGAAGAGTCACATCATGTTTATTAAGCAGATTTGCACCCTCTCCATCTCTGGCTGAACTGCAGGTGAAGGAGAAGCATTTTATTCTGGATTGCGTGGCAGTGGAACGGATTTCCAGGGACTATAGCTGCTCCCTGCCAAAGCTCGGCTCCGTCATCCCTGCTTACAATGCTCAGAAGGATTCCCATGTCAAAGCCTACTTTCGAAGCCGGCCGGTCCCTCCGCTGTTGAAAAGGACAGGGCAGGTCGGTTCATAAATATTTCATTGCTCCCACATTGTCAGTATTGCACCCTGCGCtggctgcttaaaggggttgttcacctttaagttaacttttagtaagatgtaaagagtgaaattctgagacaatttgtcatttgtttccattttttattatttgtggtttttgagttatttagcttttaattcagcagttttTCAGTTTCGGCAATCTGTTTGCTCGGGTCcattttaccttagcaaccattcattgatttgaataagagactagaatatgaataggagagggcagggccggaactgggggtaggcagtagaggcagctgcctagggtgcaataattgggGGCAGCTGAGAGCCCCCTAGGCACCCTGGCCAGTCGCGGCGCTGGCTGGGCACGCGCATGCACAGAACCGCACATAGCCCGCGAATATAGAACAGAGACATGGGGACCaaacatggggtaggcgacagagaaggtacatgACTGGTGCACCCAGCTTTGCGTCCTAGGAACATGCCTACTCtgactacctctagttccggccctgggcagctgcctctaaaattgtcttctgcctacccctagtccgcacctctcagtcctcttccttccctcctgacaccctcccctccatctatttccctccctcccctctgtcacttaCCTCTCCCGTCCGTCCCTCCCTTACCCTAAAAGAACGTATGGAGATCTTCTAATCCTTCCTACATCTCTGTCTATGACCATGGCAGAGCTAGGATTAAAAGCCGTGCAGGCGCAATGTGTAGATTGCAAAATTTGAAAGCAACATCCCGTGTTTTTATTACCAACAAGAATTCCAGTGTATTATTGGTAGTCAGAAATGCAGGAACAAATTATGACCATCCATTTTGGTAAATCACACACAAGCACAAGTGAATTTGGGCATCAATGGCATCATTTGAGTGTCATTCGATAGGTGGGTGTGTGGGTGCAACACACTCAGGGAACCTTGGTAGTAACCACTCCTCTAGGCACAATCATGGGCAGTTCATTAGGGGAGGTTAAACCTGGTACCTTTGTTAACAGACCCACCAATCAAAGCCTGAGGCTTAATAAAAGAGAggagccagtggcataactatagaggaagcagacccagcagtcgcaggggggtctggggaacagggggggctggactgtggggtctgcttcctctatagctaaaaaAACCCCTCCTCCCCATCTGATCTATTACCTTCGTTCTGGAAGGGGGGCGCAAGTTGGGCGGAGTGGTGGCGGGGAGTGGGCAGGGCGTGGGCAGGTCAGGAAGTAGGCGGTGGGATTGGAGTGcatgggcccctctgaagatttttttgcaggggggctcgGGGGGGCTCGTTACACCGCTGGCAGGAGCCTGAAA
This is a stretch of genomic DNA from Xenopus laevis strain J_2021 chromosome 6S, Xenopus_laevis_v10.1, whole genome shotgun sequence. It encodes these proteins:
- the LOC108719860 gene encoding uncharacterized protein C17orf98; the encoded protein is MCFHAAIVTQDGLCLCFGMCTEHSLASRYNNSSSSKVPTITLYQRSAMAEPAPAHRRVTSCLLSRFAPSPSLAELQVKEKHFILDCVAVERISRDYSCSLPKLGSVIPAYNAQKDSHVKAYFRSRPVPPLLKRTGQSHGGTSTYGELADRFQYKGAAALYLLTRNNAGAGHSPEHNRGHGFFLSSVKPVFGYNGEFGYRRNTPSLRRMPSPFGTVTRSPLY